In Anaerosporomusa subterranea, the genomic window ATTCACACTTACTCTTCGCTTCAAACATATACTTGTCGCCGCTCTCGCTGGTCTGGGGAACGCTGCTGGGATAGTCGCAGTTGAAGCAGGCGTAACACATGTGTTTAGGGGATAAATTAGGCACAGAGCGCTCGAGCCCCTCAATCGATAAATAATGCAATGAATCAGCGCCAATGAACTGACGAATCTCATCAATCGCTTTCGATGATGCAATGAGATCTTTACGCATTGATGTATCAATCCCAAAGTAGCAGGGGTAGCCGATAGGCGGAGAACTGACACACATATGAACAGCCTTCGCTCCCGCTTCTTTCAGCATGCGCACGATTTTACCGCTTGTCGTCCCGCGAACAATTGAATCATCAACCATAATAACTGATTTGCCTTCAACGACAGAGGTAACAGAATTGAGTTTCATTCGAACACTGGTATCGCGTTTCTTCTGTTCTGGCTGAATAAAAGTACGACCGACATAGCGATTTTTCATCAGCCCTTCAGCGAAGGGGATGCCTGACTCGTAGCTAAAGCCAATAGCGGCGGTTGTGCCGGAATCAGGTACCGAAATAACGATATCGCCACGGATTCCACTTTCTCTGGCCAATTCACGTCCCATTTGCAGCCGAGCCTCATAGACACTTTGTCCATCAATGATACTATCCGGACGGGCAAAGTAGATATATTCAAAGATGCAAAGCGCCTGTCTGTCACCCTGAACAAACTGGCTAAACGTAATTGTATCTTTATCGATAACTACCATTTCGCCTGGCCGTACATCGCGATAGAACTCCGCCCCCACGGTATCGAGAGCGCAAGACTCTGAAGCAATCACCCAGCCGTCGTTGAGTTTGCCGACACACAGCGGGCGAAATCCGTGAGGATCACGAACACCGATCAGCTTTTCTTCGGTCATAATAACCAGACAATAGGCGCCCTTTACCCGTGCGAGGCTTTCCGTGATTCTTTCCTCCACTGTCGGTTTGGTAGAGCGTGCGATCAAACTAACAATCACTTCACTGTCAATCGAAGTTTGAAAAACGCCACCTTGCTTTTCCAATTCCCCACGCAGTTCACTGGCGTTGGTCAGATTGCCGTTATGAGCCAAGCTAATGCGGCCTCCCGCGTAGGAAACCATCAACGGCTGTGTATTACACAACAGACTTGAACCGGTTGTTGAGTACCGGACATGGCCAATCGCAATATGGGCAGCCATTGACGGTAACCCTTGACGAAAGACTTCGTTGACAAGGCCCATACCGCGTTGTACGTCCATTTGGCAACCATCAGTTACGGCAATTCCCGCACTCTCTTGACCACGGTGTTGCAGTGCGTACAGCCCCCAATACGTATTCAAGGCAACAGCTTCACCAGGCGCAAAGATGCCAAATACCCCGCACTCTTCCCGCAGCTTATCATCGTCTTTAGAGTAAAACACAGTACTTCTCCTTTTCCTTCTGAAGATCAGGCCTTTTCCCCTGTCAAGCGAAACAGAATCTCGTGGTATGCCTCTTCCACATTTCCTAAGTCGCGACGGAAACGGTCTTTATCCAGCTTTTCACCAGTTTCACTATCCCAGAAGCGGCAGGTATCAGGCGAAATCTCGTCTCCTAACAGAACCTCGCCATTATGCAAACCAAACTCCAATTTAAAGTCAATCAGTTCTAACTTTTTAGCTTTCAGATAGCCGCTGAGGATCGAATTGATTTTCAGCGCGTATTCGGCCATCTTTGCGACTTGCTCCGGCTGCGCCAGACCCATCGCGTAGATATGGTAATCGTTGATCAGAGGATCACCAAGCTCATCGTTCTTATAATACATTTCGAGCACTGGACGGGAGAGCTTTTTCCCTTCCTCCCAACCAATACGCTTGGCCAGGCTGCCGGCGGTGATATTGCGAACGACGACCTCCACCTTTAAGATGTCCAATCGTTTCACAAGCATTTCTCTGTCGCTCAGCAAACGGATAAAGTGATGGGGAATGCCATGTTTACCGAGAAGTTCAAAGAAGAATGTGGAAATTTTATTATTGAGCACGCCTTTATTGATGATCGTACCCTTTTTCTCGCCATTCAACGCAGTAGCGTCATCCTTGAAATACACAACCAGTTCATCGGGATTTGCGGTTGTAAAGACTTGTTTCGCTTTGCCTTCGTAAATTGGTTTCTTTTCCATGATAATTCCTCCCATTTTTTATTGTCTTTGAATAGCTTCTGCAGCCTTTTGAGCTTTTCGCTCCACTTCTTCCGCCATGCGGCTTCGGTGGGCTGTTAGCTTGGCTTGTACTTCTGTATCTTGAACACCCAAAATCTGCATGGCGAACAGAGCGGCATTCTTTGCGCCATTGATCGCCATTGTCGCTACTGGAATGCCAGCCGGCATTTGCGCGATGCTCAGCAGGGCGTCGATGCCTCCCAGTGAGGTGCTGTTTACAGGCACTCCGATGACCGGCAAAGTCGTATAAGCAGCCACGACTCCCGGCAAGTGGGCAGCCGCACCGGCGGCAGCGATGATAACTTGTACGCCTCTGTCTCTGGCTGTTGAGGCAAAGTCATGGACCTTATCCGGAGTCCGATGGGCAGATGCGATGACCACCTCATACTCAACAGCAAACTCCTTAAACGTGTCAAGTGCAGGTTGCAAGATTGGCAAATCAGAATCACTTCCCATAATGATAGCAGCTTTCAATACAATCCCTCCTAATCTATCCTCAGTTTTTAGTAAACCCAGATACCGGTTAACCGATATCTGGGTTTTAGTAGTAATTTTTTATTCAGCCAGGAAAACGAATCGCATAACCACCAGAACTGCTAGCAAGTACACGATCCAGTGCACCTCGCGAGCGCGTCCGCTAACCAGTTTGAGCAGCGGATACATGACAAGGCCCACTGAAATGCCATTGGCAATGCTGTAAGTGAAAGGCATAATTACGATAGTCAGAAAAGCTGGTAGCGCTTCAGTAAAATCGTCAAAATCGATACGTTTAACAGACTCCATCATCAGTGCGCCAACAATAATCAAAGCAGGCGCCGTCGCCGCATCAGGAATAAGGCCAGCTAGCGGAGTAAAGAACAACGCCAACATAAACAAGATGCCACAGACTACAGCCGTGAGACCAGTACGACCGCCAGCGCCAACACCGGCAGCGCTCTCGACAAACGCAGTAATTGTGCTGGTACCCAAAACCGCGCCTAGACTGACACCAGTCGCATCAACCAGCATAGCCTTGCCAATGCCGGGAAATTTACCATCCTTGTCAACCAAGCCGGCTTTTGTCGCTGTTCCGACCAAGGTCCCCATGGTATCGAATAGCTCAACAAACGTAAAGGTAAAGATAATTGTCATTAGGCCCATCTGTAGAGCGCCAGCAATATCCAAGGCAAAAAAAGCGTTATTACTAAAATCAGGAATAGACACAGGACTAAAGCCAGCGGGAATTTTTACTACCCCCATAGCTATGCCAATCAGCGTAGTGGTAAAAATGCCAACAAGCATGGCGCCACTGACGCGACGAGCCATCAAAACGCCGGTTAGAATCAATCCGAAAACAGCCAACAGAACAGGGGGATCTGCTAAGTTCCCCATCGCGATAATTGTTTCAAAATGCATTGGCGTACCATTGCCATGGGATGCGATTAGCTTTTCCAACGTCGGTGGAATCAGTGAAACACGGATAGTCATGAGTCCAGATAGTTTTAATCCAACGACGGTAATAAACAGGCCAATGCCCACAGTAATGGCGTACTTTAAGGAAGCAGGCATACCTTCCACCAGCAATTGGCGAATATGGGTTACAGTCAACAGGATGAAGATAAGACCAGAAATAAAGACTGCCCCCAGAGCAACCTGCCAGGAAACACCCATACCAAGGACAACGGTAAAGGCATAGAACGCATTTAAGCCCATGCCAGGAGCCAATGCAATCGGGTAATTAACAAACACACCCATCATTATAGTGACCAGGCCTGCGCCAATGGCAGTTGCTAGCAGCACCGCATTCTTGTCCATACCGGCAGCGCCCAAAATACTTGGATTAACGAATAAAATATAGGCCATGGTCATAAAGGTGGTTATCCCTGCCATAACCTCTGTTTTCACATCTGTCTGTCTAGCACTTAACGCAAAAAGTTTTTCAAGCATTGTCTCTCTCCTCTTCTGTTATGTACATGAGCATCCCGGAGAATGTTGCATGCAAAAGGTTCTTATAGTATCTGACTTCAAGTCTTGCCTCATACTGGCAGGTGAAGCAAAACAAAAGCCCGGAGGAGAAATTTCCGCAGTTTGAGCGAAACTTCCCCGCCCGGGCTTTTTTCCCTTCGGTGTAGCACCAACATTGGCACCTGCGACGCTTGGTCACAGCCGTGTCAGATCGCAATCCATCACGCGGAACCCTAGACGCACTTTCACCCGTAGTCAGGCAATTTACGGCTACCTGGCAACAACGTCTGAGCCATATCCTCAGAACTGTACGAGCAGTATTCAGTTTGTATGTTTATTTTAGCAGGCTGTGGCGAAGCCTGTCAACAAAAATATGAACGTTTTTTTACTTTTTCAACAAAATGTTCGGTTGTTTTTCGAATTATTCCCACTCAATCGTGGAAGGTGGCTTAGAGGTAATGTCATAAACAATACGGTTCACGTCTTTTACTTCATTAACAATCCGACGCGATATGACATCAAGAACCTCATAAGGAACCCGCACCCAATCAGCAGTCATGCCATCTTCGCTGGAAACAATACGTAGTCCTACTGTATATGCGTAGGTACGCTCATCGCCCATCACGCCGACACTCTTCATCGCCGGCAAGACAGCGAAGGATTGCCAAACTTTGCGGTACAGTCCCGCATTTTTAATTTCCTGGTGAACAATAGCATCCGCTTCCCGCAGGATGTTTAACCGTTCCTCAGTAATCTCTCCGATTATCCGAATGGCAAGACCCGGTCCCGGAAAGGGTTGACGCCAAACAATATCTTCCGGTAAGCCTAACTCTTTTGCCAATAGACGAACTTCGTCTTTAAATAAATCCCGCAGCGGCTCAACCAAACTAAATTTCATATCTTCCGGCAAACCGCCGACATTATGATGACTCTTAATCACTGCCGCAGTTTCTGTCCCGCTTTCGATGACATCAGGATATAATGTTCCCTGAACCAAATAATCGATCTCTCCCAATTTAGCAGCTTCAGTCTCAAACACACGAATAAATTCGTCGCCAATCAGTTTTCGCTTGGCTTCAGGCTCAGTCACCCCGGCAATGCGGCCCATAAAGCGATCTACGACATTTGCATAAACCAAGTTCATGTGGAAACCATCACGGAAGGTTTTTACCACCTGCTCAGGTTCACCCTTACGCAAAAAGCCATGGTTAACAAAAACACAGGTTAGTTGGTCACCGACAGCCCGGTGTACCAACACAGCAGCAACTGACGAGTCAATACCGCCACTGAGCGCACATAGCACACGCTTGTCCCCAACTTGGGCGCGGATTGAAGCTATTGCTTGGTCGACAAACGAGCCCATGTTCCAGTCCCCTTTGCAAGCGCAAATGTCGAACAGGAACGTGCGCAGCATCTTCATTCCTTCTGGGGTATGCTGCACTTCGGGGTGGAATTGCACGCCATAAATCCGACGCTGTTCATCAGCCATCGCTGCTACGGGAGTATTATCAGTTCTCGCAATGACAGAAAAGCCAGCAGGTGCCTTGGCAATAAAGTCACCATGGCTCATCAATACTTGTGTCTCCTTGCTGACGCCAGCGAAGAAGGAGCTTTCACCTTCTATGCAAAGCCGAGTGTTTCCATATTCACGCGTTTGCGCCCTGCTGACTTCGCCGCCAAGCGTATGGGCGGTAAACTGCATCCCATAGCAAATCCCAAGTACCGGGACACCCAAGGTAAAGATCGCCTCATCACAGCGAGGTGCCTTTTCGCCATACACGCTGGAAGGTCCACCGGAAAAGACAATCCCATTCGGCTTCATTGACTTGATTTTCTCGATAGGAGTCGAAAACGGAATAATTTCACAGTATACGCCGCATTCGCGGATACGGCGGGCAATCAATTGGCTATACTGACCGCCAAAGTCCATGACCAAAACCAGGTCCTGGGTTTTTGCATGCATAAGCTAAGCCTCCTCGTATTCTTTAGCATTTATATAGCTATATAAATGAAAACTATATCATACCCTGCAAGCGCTGTAAAGATATTCATAGTATCACCTTACACAAAACAGCCATACCTTTAGCGATAATTCGAGTCGGAGTGACAAATTTCCTGCAAAAAAAAGAAAGACCGCTACGGTCTTATGATACGGGAGAAACGGTTTAACACGAAGCGCGCAAAGAGCACTAGCGGCGCAAAGATATCTTTATTATTCCGCTTCGCGGCGCTTGCGCGCTTTGTGTTCTTTGCGCTATTGGTCAACTGATATTTCTAATCCTTTAGTAAAAGCAGGCCGCTAGATAAGTCTAACGCCTAATGCCTTATAACGCCGTTCTCTGCATACTTTGTCAACAGCTCACCCACTGTTACAATCTGATATCCTTCTGCTTTAATTTTCTCAACCAGAATTGGTAGTGCCTCAGCGGTTTGCACTGGCGTATCTGACGCATGCAGTAAGATGATGGCCCCTGGCTTAAGCCGCTTGACCACTCTGTCAATAATCACATCTCTCCCGGGGTTTTTCCAATCCAATGAATCGGCATTCCAGATAATCGTCTTATAGCCCATTTCCTCTGTCGCCTGTAATGAGCGGCGGCTATAGTGGCCATTCGGCGGGCGGATTAATGCCGGTTCCACACCTGTTGCTTCTTTAATTTGCGCGTGCGACTTCTTGATATCTTCCTTAACCCACTCAGCAGTCATATCGCCATAGTTCTCATGCTTATAGCCATGACTGCCAATTTCGTGTCCGTCGTCGACCATGCGTTTTGCCACATCGGCATACTTCTGTGCCCAAGGCCCCATGATAAAGAAGGTTACCTTCAGATTATTCTTTTTCAGTGTATCGAGAATCGATGGCGTGAACTTATTCCCCCAGGAATGATCAAACGTCAATGCCACCACCTTCTGCTCGGTGCGGGTTCCGGCGATGGCGACCGGACCACTGTTGGCGTACTCTGCAACTTGGACATAAAATGAACTGATTGCAAACAAGCCAACAATACTATAAAACCAATATCTGCGGTTCAACCACCGACGCAGGTCGATAAGCACACAATCACCCCCAGCTAGACTACAGTAGTATTTATGCTGGGAAACTGATCAGTATGACGACATTAATCGCCAAACTCTTGCCGCTAGCAACAAGCCGGGAGTGAGCTGATGCAAAAAGAGGTTGCCCGTGAGTTTCATCAACTCATAGACAACCTCTAATCGTTTAGCTATTCGGTAATAAAAATGGTAACATTGACGGTTTTCAGATGCCTAAGCTCGCTCCGCTACCGGGGCGATGGCTTCTGATTACATCATGCCGCCCATTCCACCCATGCCACCCATTCCACCCATGCCGCCCATGCCAGCAGCAGCGCCGCCGTCTTTTTCAGGCTTGTCGGAAACAAGAGTTTCAGTGGTGAGAACCATAGCCGCAATGCTAGCTGCGTTTTGCAGAGCAGAGCGAGTTACTTTAGCCGGGTCAACGATACCAGCTTTAATCATATCAACATACTCTTCAGTCAGAGCATTGAACCCAAAGCCTTTGCCTGCTTTCTTGACGCCTTCCACGATGACAGAGCCTTCGTGACCGGCATTGTTGGCGATTTGACGAACCGGTTCTTCGATAGCGCGTCTAACGATTTGAACACCGGTTTTAACTTCACCAGCAACATCAAGACCGTCGAGTACTGACTGGATGTCGAGGAGAGCAGTGCCACCGCCAGCGACGATGCCTTCTTCAACTGCTGCACGGGTAGCGTTGAGAGCGTCTTCGATGCGAAGTTTCTTCTCTTTGAGCTCGACTTCTGTAGCCGCGCCAACTTGGATGACAGCTACGCCGCCAGAGAG contains:
- the purF gene encoding amidophosphoribosyltransferase, with product MFYSKDDDKLREECGVFGIFAPGEAVALNTYWGLYALQHRGQESAGIAVTDGCQMDVQRGMGLVNEVFRQGLPSMAAHIAIGHVRYSTTGSSLLCNTQPLMVSYAGGRISLAHNGNLTNASELRGELEKQGGVFQTSIDSEVIVSLIARSTKPTVEERITESLARVKGAYCLVIMTEEKLIGVRDPHGFRPLCVGKLNDGWVIASESCALDTVGAEFYRDVRPGEMVVIDKDTITFSQFVQGDRQALCIFEYIYFARPDSIIDGQSVYEARLQMGRELARESGIRGDIVISVPDSGTTAAIGFSYESGIPFAEGLMKNRYVGRTFIQPEQKKRDTSVRMKLNSVTSVVEGKSVIMVDDSIVRGTTSGKIVRMLKEAGAKAVHMCVSSPPIGYPCYFGIDTSMRKDLIASSKAIDEIRQFIGADSLHYLSIEGLERSVPNLSPKHMCYACFNCDYPSSVPQTSESGDKYMFEAKSKCESCGGC
- the purC gene encoding phosphoribosylaminoimidazolesuccinocarboxamide synthase, giving the protein MEKKPIYEGKAKQVFTTANPDELVVYFKDDATALNGEKKGTIINKGVLNNKISTFFFELLGKHGIPHHFIRLLSDREMLVKRLDILKVEVVVRNITAGSLAKRIGWEEGKKLSRPVLEMYYKNDELGDPLINDYHIYAMGLAQPEQVAKMAEYALKINSILSGYLKAKKLELIDFKLEFGLHNGEVLLGDEISPDTCRFWDSETGEKLDKDRFRRDLGNVEEAYHEILFRLTGEKA
- the purE gene encoding 5-(carboxyamino)imidazole ribonucleotide mutase, with the protein product MKAAIIMGSDSDLPILQPALDTFKEFAVEYEVVIASAHRTPDKVHDFASTARDRGVQVIIAAAGAAAHLPGVVAAYTTLPVIGVPVNSTSLGGIDALLSIAQMPAGIPVATMAINGAKNAALFAMQILGVQDTEVQAKLTAHRSRMAEEVERKAQKAAEAIQRQ
- a CDS encoding NCS2 family permease; this encodes MLEKLFALSARQTDVKTEVMAGITTFMTMAYILFVNPSILGAAGMDKNAVLLATAIGAGLVTIMMGVFVNYPIALAPGMGLNAFYAFTVVLGMGVSWQVALGAVFISGLIFILLTVTHIRQLLVEGMPASLKYAITVGIGLFITVVGLKLSGLMTIRVSLIPPTLEKLIASHGNGTPMHFETIIAMGNLADPPVLLAVFGLILTGVLMARRVSGAMLVGIFTTTLIGIAMGVVKIPAGFSPVSIPDFSNNAFFALDIAGALQMGLMTIIFTFTFVELFDTMGTLVGTATKAGLVDKDGKFPGIGKAMLVDATGVSLGAVLGTSTITAFVESAAGVGAGGRTGLTAVVCGILFMLALFFTPLAGLIPDAATAPALIIVGALMMESVKRIDFDDFTEALPAFLTIVIMPFTYSIANGISVGLVMYPLLKLVSGRAREVHWIVYLLAVLVVMRFVFLAE
- the guaA gene encoding glutamine-hydrolyzing GMP synthase, whose amino-acid sequence is MHAKTQDLVLVMDFGGQYSQLIARRIRECGVYCEIIPFSTPIEKIKSMKPNGIVFSGGPSSVYGEKAPRCDEAIFTLGVPVLGICYGMQFTAHTLGGEVSRAQTREYGNTRLCIEGESSFFAGVSKETQVLMSHGDFIAKAPAGFSVIARTDNTPVAAMADEQRRIYGVQFHPEVQHTPEGMKMLRTFLFDICACKGDWNMGSFVDQAIASIRAQVGDKRVLCALSGGIDSSVAAVLVHRAVGDQLTCVFVNHGFLRKGEPEQVVKTFRDGFHMNLVYANVVDRFMGRIAGVTEPEAKRKLIGDEFIRVFETEAAKLGEIDYLVQGTLYPDVIESGTETAAVIKSHHNVGGLPEDMKFSLVEPLRDLFKDEVRLLAKELGLPEDIVWRQPFPGPGLAIRIIGEITEERLNILREADAIVHQEIKNAGLYRKVWQSFAVLPAMKSVGVMGDERTYAYTVGLRIVSSEDGMTADWVRVPYEVLDVISRRIVNEVKDVNRIVYDITSKPPSTIEWE
- the pdaB gene encoding polysaccharide deacetylase family sporulation protein PdaB, translated to MLIDLRRWLNRRYWFYSIVGLFAISSFYVQVAEYANSGPVAIAGTRTEQKVVALTFDHSWGNKFTPSILDTLKKNNLKVTFFIMGPWAQKYADVAKRMVDDGHEIGSHGYKHENYGDMTAEWVKEDIKKSHAQIKEATGVEPALIRPPNGHYSRRSLQATEEMGYKTIIWNADSLDWKNPGRDVIIDRVVKRLKPGAIILLHASDTPVQTAEALPILVEKIKAEGYQIVTVGELLTKYAENGVIRH